In a single window of the Aminomonas paucivorans DSM 12260 genome:
- a CDS encoding CHASE4 domain-containing protein, translating to MTIRQKTLANIAFTFFSLVTVLFLFSSLQAIREGENLDRSNLLKDLVRVRLALEEEARELNRTAADWAFWDDTYDFLRDFGADYIADNLEPSSLSALRVHDFLLFDPSGHLLLSRSVDPEEVRPLPLLPGLDALGGPGQPFHLSRVPREGIKGLLQVSGGTILAAARPILNSQGQGTLRGVLVLVRRLDSLALQHLRERTQVHFDLLPLGPHIAPPAARFESQGEDAHRGFVPLEDLTGNPSLWISATQHKAHVLLAKRNLTHMALVFLVASLFLGTVAAWGMERILIHRLQRFQEELRVIGDTENPAGRVTEEGDDELGDLARRINRTLASLEESQLAKRLTDRALRSAHQELSEAYDKTLEGWSFAMDLRDKETEGHTLRVTERTLALARHLGFPEEEQAHLRRGALLHDIGKLGIPDRILLKEGPLTEEEWAIMRQHPVLAYEMLSPIRYLHPALSIPYCHHERWDGTGYPQGISGEQIPRSARLFAVVDIWDALSSDRPYRAAWPQERVYEHLRSLRGTHLDPQGVDAFFETFPLEAESRPS from the coding sequence ATGACCATCCGCCAGAAGACCCTCGCCAACATCGCCTTCACCTTTTTCAGCCTGGTGACGGTGCTGTTTCTGTTCTCCTCCCTCCAGGCCATCCGGGAAGGGGAAAACCTGGACCGTTCAAACCTGCTGAAGGATCTGGTGCGGGTACGCCTGGCCCTGGAGGAGGAAGCCCGGGAGCTGAACCGCACCGCCGCGGACTGGGCCTTCTGGGACGACACCTACGACTTTCTCCGGGATTTCGGGGCAGACTACATCGCGGACAACCTGGAGCCTTCCAGCCTCTCCGCCCTGCGGGTCCACGACTTCCTCCTTTTCGATCCCTCCGGGCACCTGCTCCTCTCCCGGTCCGTCGATCCGGAGGAAGTGCGCCCTCTCCCCCTGCTCCCGGGCCTGGACGCCCTGGGAGGGCCGGGCCAGCCGTTCCACCTGAGCCGGGTCCCCCGGGAAGGGATAAAGGGGCTTCTCCAGGTCTCTGGGGGGACGATCCTGGCGGCGGCGCGACCCATCCTGAACTCCCAGGGACAGGGGACGCTCCGAGGGGTCCTGGTGCTGGTCCGCCGCCTCGACTCCCTCGCGCTGCAGCACCTCCGCGAACGCACCCAGGTGCACTTTGACCTCCTTCCCCTGGGGCCGCACATCGCCCCTCCTGCAGCCAGGTTCGAATCCCAGGGGGAGGATGCCCACCGGGGCTTTGTCCCCCTGGAGGACCTGACGGGAAACCCCTCCCTCTGGATCAGCGCCACCCAGCACAAGGCCCACGTCCTCCTGGCGAAGAGGAACCTGACCCACATGGCCCTGGTGTTCCTCGTGGCATCCCTCTTCTTGGGGACAGTGGCGGCCTGGGGCATGGAGCGCATCCTGATCCACCGCCTCCAACGGTTCCAGGAGGAACTTCGGGTTATCGGGGACACGGAGAACCCTGCAGGGCGAGTCACGGAGGAAGGGGACGACGAACTGGGGGACCTGGCCCGTCGGATCAACCGGACGCTGGCTTCCCTGGAGGAATCCCAACTGGCCAAGCGGCTGACCGACCGAGCCCTACGGTCGGCCCACCAAGAGCTGTCGGAGGCCTACGACAAGACGCTGGAAGGCTGGTCCTTCGCCATGGACCTGCGGGACAAGGAAACGGAGGGACACACCCTGCGGGTGACGGAGCGCACCCTGGCCCTGGCCCGGCACCTGGGCTTCCCGGAGGAGGAGCAGGCCCACCTGCGTCGGGGGGCGCTGCTCCACGACATCGGCAAGCTGGGCATCCCCGACCGGATCCTGCTGAAGGAAGGCCCCCTGACGGAGGAGGAGTGGGCGATCATGAGGCAGCATCCCGTCCTCGCCTACGAGATGCTCTCCCCCATCCGCTACCTGCACCCCGCCCTGTCCATCCCCTACTGCCACCACGAGCGGTGGGACGGCACGGGCTACCCCCAGGGCATCTCGGGGGAGCAGATCCCCCGCTCCGCCCGGCTCTTCGCGGTGGTGGACATCTGGGACGCCCTGTCCTCGGACCGCCCCTACCGCGCCGCCTGGCCCCAGGAGCGGGTGTACGAACACCTGCGCTCCCTCCGGGGCACCCACCTGGACCCCCAGGGGGTGGACGCCTTCTTCGAGACCTTCCCCCTGGAAGCGGAAAGCCGCCCCTCCTGA
- a CDS encoding glutamine--tRNA ligase/YqeY domain fusion protein: MNEPAREADAPRKSLHFLEEIITRDLEEGKTREVVTRFPPEPNGYLHIGHAKSICLNFGLAEQFGGRCNLRFDDTNPAKEETEYVRSIQEDVRWLGFQWAELRYASDYFAQFHAWAVELIRKGLAYVDSSSPEEIRAGRGTLTRPGSLSPYRDRSVEENLDLFGRMTRGEFDEGACVLRAKIDMASPNLNLRDPVLYRILKRSHHRTGDTWCVYPMYDFAHGFEDAIEGVTHSICTLEFQDHRPLYDWFLEHVSVPSRPRQFEFARLNLSYTVMSKRRLLELVTLGIVSGWDDPRMPTISGLRRRGYTPSSIRRFCAEIGVARADSMVEIELLQHCLREELNRTALRRMAVLRPLKVVLENWPEDRVDELPAENNPEDPGAGSRTLAFGRELYIEQDDFRMDPPKGFFRLSPGREVRLKHAYLITCREAVTDEAGQVTELRCTVDLDSRGGDAPDGRKVKGTLHWVRAQDGVPATVRLYDHLFTLRDLGDMDPDKDYKDYLNPASLTELPALVEPALAQAAPGERFQFLRHGYFCADGDSTGEHPLFNLTVSLKDSWAKEQKKG, from the coding sequence GTGAACGAACCGGCCCGCGAAGCGGACGCGCCGCGCAAGAGCCTGCACTTCCTGGAGGAGATCATCACCCGGGACCTGGAGGAGGGCAAGACCCGGGAAGTGGTGACCCGCTTCCCCCCGGAACCCAACGGCTACCTGCACATCGGGCACGCCAAGTCCATCTGCCTGAACTTCGGCCTGGCGGAACAGTTCGGGGGGCGGTGCAACCTGCGCTTCGACGACACCAACCCCGCCAAGGAGGAGACGGAGTACGTCCGGTCCATCCAGGAGGACGTGCGCTGGCTGGGCTTCCAGTGGGCGGAGCTGCGCTACGCCTCGGACTACTTCGCCCAGTTCCACGCCTGGGCGGTGGAGCTGATCCGCAAGGGTCTGGCCTACGTGGACTCCTCCTCCCCGGAGGAGATCCGAGCCGGCCGGGGCACCCTCACCCGTCCGGGCTCCCTCTCCCCCTACCGGGACCGCTCCGTGGAGGAGAACCTGGACCTCTTCGGGCGCATGACCCGGGGGGAGTTCGACGAGGGGGCCTGCGTCCTGCGGGCCAAGATCGACATGGCCAGCCCCAACCTGAACCTGCGGGACCCGGTGCTGTACCGGATCCTCAAGCGGAGCCACCACCGCACCGGGGACACCTGGTGCGTCTACCCCATGTACGATTTCGCCCACGGCTTCGAGGACGCCATCGAGGGGGTCACCCACTCCATCTGCACCCTGGAGTTCCAGGACCACCGCCCCCTGTACGACTGGTTCCTGGAGCACGTCTCCGTGCCCTCCCGACCCCGGCAGTTCGAGTTCGCCCGGCTGAACCTGAGCTACACCGTCATGAGCAAGCGCCGCCTCCTGGAGCTGGTGACCCTGGGGATCGTCTCCGGGTGGGACGACCCTCGGATGCCCACCATCAGCGGCCTGCGGCGGCGGGGCTACACCCCCTCCTCCATCCGGCGCTTCTGCGCCGAGATCGGGGTGGCCCGGGCGGACAGCATGGTGGAGATCGAACTGCTCCAGCACTGCCTCCGGGAGGAGCTGAACCGCACCGCCCTGCGGCGCATGGCGGTGCTGCGCCCCCTGAAGGTGGTGCTGGAGAACTGGCCCGAGGACCGGGTGGACGAGCTTCCGGCGGAGAACAACCCGGAGGACCCGGGGGCGGGCAGCCGGACCCTGGCGTTCGGCCGGGAGCTGTACATCGAGCAGGACGACTTCCGCATGGACCCGCCCAAGGGCTTCTTCCGCCTCAGCCCGGGCAGGGAGGTGCGGCTGAAGCACGCCTACCTGATCACCTGCCGAGAGGCGGTGACCGACGAGGCGGGGCAGGTGACGGAACTGCGCTGCACCGTGGACCTGGACAGCCGGGGGGGAGACGCCCCGGACGGACGGAAGGTCAAGGGGACCCTCCACTGGGTGCGCGCCCAGGACGGGGTGCCCGCCACGGTGCGTCTCTACGACCACCTGTTCACCCTCCGGGACCTGGGGGACATGGACCCGGACAAGGACTACAAGGACTACCTGAACCCCGCCTCCCTGACGGAGCTTCCCGCCCTGGTGGAACCAGCCCTGGCACAGGCCGCCCCGGGGGAACGGTTCCAGTTCCTGCGCCACGGCTACTTCTGCGCCGACGGGGATTCCACAGGGGAGCATCCCCTGTTCAACCTCACCGTGTCCCTCAAGGACTCCTGGGCGAAGGAACAGAAGAAGGGCTAG
- a CDS encoding AraC family transcriptional regulator, protein MPVREGTREAYEERILLAQRYIWQHLDEPIRLEDLAREVSFSPYHFHRLFAGLVGESVGEYARRLRLERAALELRYGSRDLVTVASDAGYETQEAFTRAFRSHFGVPPGAYRQGARSSRDPSVRPRSPHHPEGGVPMNVEIRTLEPLDVAFLRHTGPYAECAAAWEKLCSFPKLQKTFGPGTLFLGICYDDPDVTEPDKIRLDVCATVPPGFVPDEGLSVQRLAGGDYAVYLHTGPYEGLHDAYRRIFGQWLPGSGREVQFAPSLEVYLDDPTRTPPEKCRTEIRIPLK, encoded by the coding sequence ATGCCCGTGAGGGAAGGTACCCGAGAGGCGTACGAAGAGAGGATCCTCCTGGCGCAGCGGTACATCTGGCAGCATCTGGACGAACCCATCCGCCTGGAGGACCTGGCCCGGGAGGTCTCGTTCTCCCCCTACCACTTCCATCGGCTCTTCGCGGGGCTGGTGGGGGAGTCCGTGGGGGAGTACGCCCGACGCCTGCGTCTGGAGCGGGCCGCCCTGGAGCTGCGCTACGGCTCCCGGGATCTGGTGACGGTGGCTTCAGATGCGGGATACGAGACCCAGGAGGCCTTCACCAGGGCCTTCCGGAGCCACTTCGGCGTCCCCCCGGGGGCCTACCGTCAGGGGGCCCGATCCTCCCGCGACCCCTCCGTGAGGCCGCGATCCCCGCACCACCCTGAAGGAGGAGTTCCCATGAACGTGGAAATCCGGACCCTGGAGCCCCTGGACGTGGCCTTTCTGCGCCACACCGGTCCCTACGCGGAGTGCGCCGCCGCGTGGGAGAAGCTCTGCTCGTTCCCCAAGCTGCAGAAGACCTTCGGCCCCGGGACCCTGTTCCTCGGCATCTGCTACGACGACCCGGACGTGACGGAGCCGGACAAGATCCGCCTGGACGTGTGCGCCACCGTGCCCCCGGGGTTCGTCCCCGACGAGGGGCTCTCGGTGCAGCGCCTCGCCGGGGGGGACTACGCGGTGTACCTGCACACGGGGCCCTACGAGGGGCTCCACGACGCCTACCGACGCATCTTCGGCCAGTGGCTTCCCGGAAGCGGCCGGGAGGTGCAGTTCGCCCCGAGCCTGGAGGTGTACCTGGACGATCCGACCCGCACCCCTCCGGAGAAGTGCCGCACGGAGATCCGCATCCCCCTGAAGTGA